The window TATCTCACCATCAGCACCGGCATCGGGGGCGGGGTGATCACCCATGGGGTGCTGCTGGAAGGTGCCCACGGCCTGGGGGCGGAGCTGGGCCATATCGTCGTGGAGGCCCGAGAGGGGCCCCGATGCGGCTGCGGGCAGCGGGGCTGTCTGGAAGCCCTGGCCTCCGGGACGGCCATCGCCCGCATGGCCCGGGAGGCCCTCGCCCGCGGCGAGCCGTTTCCCGGGTCGGATCGGGACCCCGAGTCCATCACCGCCGCCGACGTCGCGGGGGCGGCGGCCCGGGGCGACCCCGTGGCCACGGCCATCATGGAGCGGGCCGCCTTCTACCTGGGGGTGGGCATCGCCACCTTCTGGCACATCTTCAACCCCACCCTCGTGATCCTGGGCGGCGGGGTGATGAAGGCAGGAGACTGGTTTCTGGAGAGGATCCGGGCGCACGCCCGGGAGCGGGCGATGACCCCTGCCTACATCACGCCCATCGTCCGGGCGGCCCTAGGGGAGGACGTCGGGCTGCTGGGCGCCCTGGCCTACGCCCGATGGCGACTGGCCTCCATCCTCCCCTCCTCCCGCTGAAGCCGCGCCCAGTCCTCCGGCGTGTTGATGTTCCGCCAGGACCGGCCCTCCGGGTCCACCGCCTGCCATTCGGCCGGCGGGATGTAGCGCACCCGGATCGCCGGGTAGAAGGCGACCACCGCCCGCTGCCCGCACGCCAGGGCGGCGGCGATGGGGTTCAAACAGGAGGCGCGATAGAAAGCGTGGAGCGGCTCCGGGCGACCCTCGATGTCCACCGGCACGATGGCGTCCGCGCCGGAGCGGCGCTCGAACAGCCAGCGGATGACCGCGGAATCCACCAGGGGCATGTCACAGGCGAGGGCGAAGGCCCATTCGTGCCGGGCGCTCAGCAATCCGGCCCACAATCCGCCCAGCGGCCCGACCGGCGGA of the Thermoflexus hugenholtzii JAD2 genome contains:
- a CDS encoding ROK family protein, giving the protein MAYVAVDLGGTRIRAARCDAAGRVQARTEQPTRPEEGVEAVIARIAGAIWAVWPAEEPVEAIGVGAPGPLDPRTGVVLTAPNLGWENVPLAERLQERFGVPCFVGNDANLAALGEWQYGAGRGHEHLVYLTISTGIGGGVITHGVLLEGAHGLGAELGHIVVEAREGPRCGCGQRGCLEALASGTAIARMAREALARGEPFPGSDRDPESITAADVAGAAARGDPVATAIMERAAFYLGVGIATFWHIFNPTLVILGGGVMKAGDWFLERIRAHARERAMTPAYITPIVRAALGEDVGLLGALAYARWRLASILPSSR
- the mobA gene encoding molybdenum cofactor guanylyltransferase, encoding MYSVILLAGGRSRRMGRDKAFLEWHGRPLIAELVERLHEVSDDVIVVAPHPERFHGLAARLLPDPSPPVGPLGGLWAGLLSARHEWAFALACDMPLVDSAVIRWLFERRSGADAIVPVDIEGRPEPLHAFYRASCLNPIAAALACGQRAVVAFYPAIRVRYIPPAEWQAVDPEGRSWRNINTPEDWARLQREEGRMEASRHRA